A window from Bacteroidota bacterium encodes these proteins:
- the sprA gene encoding cell surface protein SprA produces MNLAAYIFRLSATILFAFLLNTKAEARTRNYSGNYFFQDTTVRFPLNDRRSDAYSNPGRNTFDFRDTSYIKRNIEYDPKTKQYYIIEKIGSSYYRTPISFSMQEFLNMQGKKDEIDYFKKRSNMLANMNRKIDKPKFKVKPDWFNRIVGTGKVEIKPSGYVDLLAGYQGQKIANPTLPERARNNGGFDFNMSSQLQVDAKIGDKLKLPINYNTLANFDFENQLKLDYEGKSDDILKVFKAGNVEFNSKGTLIPGAQGLFGLKTQLQFGKFYVTGVMANMRSTRQTAGLSGGTATQNFSLRADDYEENRHFLLSQYFRANYNKAMKQLPIVNSPIQILRLEVWVTNRQGATTDTRDIVALMDLGEGKPFGPWGGSNNDNAFPGNNANSLYGLLTSNPAIRNSSTITNFLNTNGLTPVQDFEKTYARKLQPSDYIFNPQIGFVSLNQPLQPDEVLGIAFQYAYNGRYYQVGEFSTDVPPDTTGNTQNVLFLKLLKATSQRTYLPIWELMMKNVYSVGFGQLERQDFKLDINYEEPSLGEKRFLPAEDVTNPLYKGQPLIQQTNLDRLNNQNDPQVDGVFDFIEGFTVLSTQSRIIFPVLEPFGHDLDYVYDDVDSLAKRKKYLYYPLYDTIKAIAQTYANLNRFKLVGKSKSSVSSDYQLGFNIPRGSVTVSAGGQILQENIDYEINYDLGTLRVTNQAIINSGVQVNVQYENQGTFALQQKNYLAARFDYLASKKLSLGGTIVRLGERPFFVKQNYGEDPIRNTMYGLDADYRSDIPRLSKWLDKLPWYNTKEMSSITAYGEVALLDPGHAKQIGKGEDGVIYIDDFEGTRAPIDLRFPIIGWTLASTPQKSPNQFGTVMFPEAELSNNLNYNNNRAKFSWYNIESVLQEKGNPNNPLRNDLNEISKPETRQVYQNEIFPKKSTEYGQGLLTTFDLHYQPKEKGPYNYESRNTRINGNGTLLNPRNAWGGIMRNIDQIDFETGNVEFIEFWLQDPFISNPSSQGGDLYFNLGNISEDILRDGKRMYENGLPTTSTPNVPVDNNTVWGRAPSNPLQVTNAFTNNEDERVQQDVGLDGLNDDEENLKQAAYLNTLLTNFGAGSLIYQAALGDPSADNFVPYRSPTYDQINAGIIQRYKNINSPQGNSPTSQESEINNPEFVNAFTQYPDQEDLNRDNTMNEVEEYFQYRVKLSPNMIVGTNFITDKRTVQVTPPNGITRPETWYLFRIPVSQYHAKVGNIPDFKSIRFIRMFLTDFSDSVTLRFGKLELIRNQWRKFTYQIDTLANYVNLPANDPVVTNTLAVNIEENDQRQPIRYVIPPGIERQQQLGTTNTQIYLNEQSLSYKVCGLPKFDSRGIFKNMNLDMRQYGKLRMFVHAEKAPLTDLDDRDLNAIVRLGSDAVSNFYEIKVPLKLTDFGETDSTKIWPDVNNLDFDLEELTRLKTRRNKSGISNSQYYKETDANGKSYAIIGNPNLGEVRIMLMGVENVGKETACAEVWFNELRFSNLDEQGGWAGIGRLNIKGADLFDLSLSVAGKSTGFGTLEQRVNERSREDIYTIDLSANINAGLLFPKKFGLQIPVFAGVSKVVSSPEYDPYALDLKLKDVINEAPAGKQDSIKNDAQTITTIKTVNLTNVKKLKTDGKKPKPWSVTNLDFNYSYLATESHDPLIENDLVRRTRGAIAYNYSPQVRPVEPFKKMIKSNSKWLTVIKDINLTYAPTQISIRADVFRQYGSLRVRNVGGGPYKIPETYNKYFTFDRFFIIQWPLTKSINIDYNAINNSRIDEPYGRIDTKEKKDSVRKNFFKGGRNTNFQQNINFSYNVPTQKIPFLDWTTVRASYNVRYNWQAASLLARSLGNTLSNGNTKNLNGELNFEQLYDKSKFLRAVYKPKEQNINPNPAPADPNKGGGGKSGGGKSTGKNKNDKAAVPAAVPGVKPIPQSLISPSDTAGKNLSPKQLRKLIRQKKKEAKKQAREANKNNLPEVGGVTKAFFQVLTSVKHVGIQYTEELGTSLPGYLDSTRFMGHNFKSGEPGLDFILGYQPDTNWINRMGAKQLFSQDTLVSALLHQRYNQRLGITAQVSPFRDFNIDLNLDKTYDKNYSELYKDTSKVDNIGLTRLSPYSAGSFSISFIAFNTLFQKFNPNEVSETFKTFESYRQVLSNRLKETNPYASGNTVGADGYVEGYGRYAQDVVIPAFIAAYTKKDPYSVSLFKSANTSIRSNPFSGLIPRPNWALTYNGLSRLPGMDKVFTNFSVRHGYHSTFNMNSFNKALFFEDAFRIGFPSFQDTLTGNYVPYFLVPNITIQEAFDPMFELDMTFANQMSFRVEYRKSRTLSLSLIDYQLAENRSEEVTVGFNWRKRGVPFLKNTKIGAKLDNDVTFKFDFSVRDDATANTKLDQHTSFGTAGQKVIRIAPSIDYVLNKRINLKFYFEQNRNIPKISNSFPITNTRAGVQVRISLNQ; encoded by the coding sequence TTGAATCTTGCTGCTTACATATTCCGTCTATCGGCTACCATTCTTTTTGCTTTTTTACTTAACACAAAAGCTGAAGCCCGTACCCGTAATTATTCAGGAAATTACTTTTTCCAGGATACCACAGTTCGTTTTCCATTAAATGACCGCCGCAGCGATGCCTATTCCAACCCCGGCCGCAATACTTTTGATTTCCGCGATACTTCTTATATCAAACGCAATATCGAGTACGATCCAAAAACAAAGCAATACTACATTATTGAAAAAATAGGAAGTAGTTACTACCGCACACCTATCTCATTTTCCATGCAAGAATTTCTCAATATGCAGGGAAAAAAAGATGAGATCGATTATTTCAAAAAGCGGAGCAATATGCTCGCCAACATGAACCGCAAGATCGATAAGCCAAAATTCAAGGTAAAACCTGATTGGTTTAACCGGATCGTGGGTACGGGTAAAGTTGAGATCAAGCCATCAGGTTATGTCGATTTGCTTGCCGGTTACCAGGGTCAGAAGATTGCAAACCCAACCTTACCTGAGCGGGCAAGAAATAATGGGGGCTTTGATTTTAATATGAGCTCACAGTTGCAGGTAGATGCTAAGATCGGTGATAAACTAAAACTCCCGATCAACTATAATACATTGGCCAATTTTGATTTTGAAAATCAACTCAAACTGGATTATGAAGGAAAATCTGATGATATTCTTAAAGTATTTAAAGCAGGTAATGTTGAATTCAATTCAAAAGGAACATTGATACCTGGTGCACAAGGTCTGTTTGGTTTGAAAACACAATTGCAATTTGGAAAATTTTATGTTACCGGAGTAATGGCCAATATGCGTTCGACACGACAGACAGCCGGTTTATCAGGTGGTACCGCTACACAAAATTTTTCTTTGCGGGCCGATGATTATGAGGAGAACCGTCACTTTCTTTTATCTCAATACTTCAGAGCTAATTATAATAAGGCTATGAAGCAATTGCCGATCGTAAACTCTCCCATACAAATTTTGAGACTTGAAGTATGGGTAACTAACCGGCAGGGTGCTACAACCGATACAAGAGATATCGTAGCATTAATGGACCTCGGGGAAGGCAAGCCTTTCGGGCCATGGGGTGGAAGTAATAACGACAATGCATTTCCTGGTAATAATGCAAACTCACTGTATGGTTTGCTGACGAGCAACCCGGCTATCCGCAACTCATCCACTATTACAAATTTTTTAAATACCAACGGGTTGACCCCTGTTCAGGATTTTGAAAAAACCTATGCAAGAAAATTACAGCCGAGTGATTATATCTTCAATCCGCAGATCGGGTTCGTTTCATTAAACCAACCATTGCAGCCAGATGAAGTATTAGGTATTGCATTTCAATATGCCTATAACGGAAGATATTACCAGGTGGGTGAATTCTCTACAGACGTACCACCCGATACAACAGGTAATACACAAAATGTTTTATTCCTGAAATTACTCAAAGCAACATCACAACGTACTTATCTTCCTATTTGGGAACTTATGATGAAAAACGTTTATTCTGTTGGCTTTGGTCAATTGGAAAGACAAGATTTTAAACTTGACATAAACTACGAAGAACCGAGTCTTGGCGAAAAGAGATTTTTACCTGCAGAAGATGTAACTAACCCTTTATACAAGGGGCAACCCCTCATTCAGCAAACAAATCTTGACAGGCTAAATAATCAGAACGATCCACAGGTAGATGGTGTTTTTGACTTCATTGAAGGATTTACTGTGCTTTCAACGCAAAGCCGGATCATTTTTCCTGTCTTGGAACCTTTTGGTCACGATCTAGATTATGTCTACGATGATGTGGATAGTTTGGCCAAGCGAAAGAAATATTTATACTACCCGTTATATGATACGATAAAAGCCATAGCACAAACTTATGCCAACCTCAATCGCTTTAAACTGGTGGGTAAATCCAAATCCAGTGTTTCGTCCGACTATCAACTAGGATTTAATATTCCGAGAGGTTCTGTAACTGTTTCGGCAGGCGGGCAAATATTGCAGGAGAATATAGATTACGAGATCAATTATGACCTGGGTACTTTACGTGTCACAAACCAGGCAATTATCAACTCTGGTGTGCAGGTAAACGTACAATATGAAAACCAGGGGACATTTGCCCTGCAACAAAAAAATTACCTTGCTGCACGTTTCGATTATCTCGCAAGTAAAAAACTTTCTTTAGGAGGAACAATTGTACGCCTTGGTGAACGACCCTTTTTTGTAAAACAAAACTATGGGGAAGATCCAATCCGCAATACAATGTATGGCTTGGATGCAGATTACCGGAGTGATATCCCCCGTTTATCAAAATGGCTTGATAAACTGCCCTGGTATAATACAAAAGAAATGTCTTCCATTACAGCCTATGGAGAGGTAGCATTGTTAGACCCTGGCCACGCAAAACAAATTGGTAAAGGTGAGGATGGTGTAATCTATATAGATGACTTTGAGGGAACCCGTGCACCGATTGATCTGCGTTTTCCAATTATCGGATGGACGTTAGCATCTACTCCGCAAAAATCACCCAACCAATTTGGTACTGTAATGTTCCCCGAAGCAGAACTGAGCAATAATCTTAATTATAATAATAACAGGGCTAAATTCTCATGGTATAATATTGAATCTGTTTTGCAGGAAAAAGGCAACCCTAATAATCCGTTGCGTAATGATTTGAATGAAATATCGAAACCGGAAACAAGACAGGTTTATCAAAATGAAATTTTCCCGAAAAAAAGCACTGAGTACGGCCAGGGATTACTTACCACTTTTGACCTGCATTATCAACCAAAGGAAAAAGGCCCCTATAACTATGAATCCAGGAATACAAGAATAAATGGGAATGGTACTTTACTCAATCCACGGAATGCATGGGGTGGTATTATGCGCAATATTGATCAGATCGATTTTGAAACCGGCAACGTAGAGTTTATTGAGTTCTGGTTACAGGATCCGTTTATTAGTAATCCTTCAAGCCAGGGTGGAGACTTATATTTCAATCTTGGAAATATTTCAGAAGATATTTTACGGGATGGTAAGCGGATGTATGAAAATGGTTTGCCTACTACATCTACACCTAATGTACCAGTTGATAATAATACCGTTTGGGGAAGAGCTCCTTCTAATCCTTTACAGGTTACAAATGCATTTACCAACAACGAAGATGAAAGGGTACAACAGGATGTTGGTCTTGACGGATTGAATGATGATGAGGAAAATTTAAAACAAGCGGCTTACTTAAATACCCTCTTGACGAATTTTGGTGCAGGCTCATTAATTTATCAGGCGGCTTTAGGTGATCCGAGTGCAGATAATTTCGTACCGTATCGTTCACCAACATATGACCAGATAAATGCTGGTATTATTCAGCGCTATAAAAATATCAATAGTCCACAGGGCAACTCACCAACTTCGCAAGAGTCAGAGATCAACAATCCTGAATTTGTAAATGCGTTTACACAGTATCCCGACCAGGAAGACCTGAACAGGGACAACACGATGAATGAGGTGGAAGAATATTTTCAATACCGGGTGAAATTATCACCAAACATGATTGTTGGAACAAACTTCATCACTGATAAAAGAACAGTGCAAGTAACACCGCCCAATGGTATTACAAGACCTGAAACATGGTATCTTTTCCGCATACCCGTATCACAATACCATGCTAAAGTGGGTAATATTCCCGATTTCAAATCCATTCGTTTCATCCGTATGTTCCTTACAGATTTTTCAGATTCTGTTACACTTAGATTTGGTAAACTGGAATTGATACGTAATCAATGGAGAAAGTTCACTTACCAGATAGATACGCTGGCTAACTATGTAAACCTTCCTGCTAATGATCCTGTAGTTACAAATACGCTGGCTGTAAATATTGAAGAGAATGATCAGCGTCAACCTATACGTTATGTAATACCACCAGGTATAGAACGCCAGCAACAGTTGGGAACAACTAATACACAGATCTACCTGAATGAGCAATCGCTGAGTTATAAAGTTTGCGGGTTGCCAAAATTTGATTCAAGAGGTATTTTTAAAAATATGAACCTGGATATGCGGCAGTATGGTAAACTACGCATGTTTGTGCATGCTGAGAAAGCACCACTAACTGACCTTGATGACCGGGATCTAAATGCGATCGTAAGATTAGGCAGTGATGCTGTAAGTAATTTTTATGAAATAAAAGTTCCCTTGAAGCTTACTGATTTTGGCGAAACCGATTCAACGAAGATTTGGCCGGATGTAAACAATCTCGATTTCGATTTGGAGGAACTCACCCGTTTGAAGACAAGAAGAAACAAAAGTGGAATTTCAAATTCGCAATACTATAAAGAAACAGATGCCAATGGTAAATCCTATGCTATCATTGGTAATCCGAATCTTGGTGAAGTAAGGATTATGTTGATGGGTGTTGAAAATGTGGGTAAGGAAACTGCCTGTGCTGAAGTTTGGTTTAATGAATTACGTTTTTCCAACCTGGATGAACAAGGTGGATGGGCAGGTATAGGACGATTGAATATCAAAGGTGCTGATCTGTTTGATTTATCGCTGTCTGTAGCGGGGAAATCGACCGGCTTCGGTACACTGGAGCAGAGAGTGAATGAGCGCAGCAGGGAAGATATTTATACAATAGATCTATCAGCTAATATCAATGCAGGATTGCTGTTCCCTAAAAAATTCGGATTACAAATACCTGTATTTGCCGGGGTCAGTAAAGTGGTAAGCAGTCCTGAGTATGATCCGTATGCACTTGATTTGAAATTGAAAGATGTGATCAATGAAGCGCCGGCAGGTAAACAAGACTCTATTAAAAACGATGCGCAAACAATTACAACAATAAAGACTGTTAACCTTACCAACGTAAAGAAATTAAAGACTGACGGGAAAAAGCCGAAGCCATGGAGTGTTACCAACCTCGATTTTAATTATTCTTATCTCGCAACCGAAAGCCATGACCCGCTGATAGAAAATGATTTGGTGCGTCGTACCCGTGGGGCTATTGCTTATAATTATTCTCCACAGGTAAGACCGGTTGAGCCATTTAAGAAAATGATCAAGTCTAATTCTAAATGGTTAACGGTTATAAAAGATATTAATCTTACGTATGCACCAACGCAAATATCTATTAGGGCAGATGTATTCCGGCAATATGGCTCATTGCGTGTGAGGAATGTTGGAGGCGGTCCCTATAAAATTCCTGAAACGTACAACAAGTATTTTACCTTCGACAGATTTTTTATCATACAATGGCCACTCACTAAATCAATTAATATCGATTACAATGCGATCAATAATTCAAGGATAGATGAACCGTATGGACGCATTGATACAAAAGAAAAGAAAGACAGTGTACGTAAGAATTTTTTCAAAGGAGGAAGGAACACCAACTTCCAGCAGAATATCAATTTCTCTTACAATGTACCTACGCAAAAAATTCCATTCCTGGACTGGACAACTGTAAGGGCCAGCTATAATGTGAGATATAACTGGCAAGCTGCATCGTTGCTTGCAAGAAGCCTGGGTAATACATTAAGTAACGGCAATACAAAGAATCTTAATGGAGAACTGAATTTTGAGCAACTGTATGATAAATCGAAATTCCTGCGGGCGGTATATAAGCCGAAAGAACAAAACATTAATCCTAATCCTGCACCGGCAGATCCTAATAAAGGAGGCGGGGGTAAAAGCGGAGGAGGAAAATCCACTGGAAAGAATAAAAATGATAAAGCAGCTGTACCTGCCGCTGTTCCGGGTGTAAAACCTATACCGCAGTCACTGATTTCGCCTTCGGATACAGCTGGCAAAAATCTTTCTCCAAAGCAATTAAGAAAACTGATCAGGCAAAAAAAGAAGGAAGCAAAAAAACAAGCCCGTGAAGCAAATAAAAACAACTTACCTGAAGTAGGCGGAGTTACAAAAGCTTTTTTCCAAGTGTTAACTTCTGTAAAACATGTAGGCATTCAGTATACAGAAGAATTGGGTACATCATTGCCAGGCTATCTTGATAGTACAAGGTTTATGGGTCATAATTTTAAAAGCGGAGAACCTGGCTTGGATTTTATTCTCGGTTATCAGCCAGATACTAACTGGATAAACAGGATGGGTGCAAAACAATTATTTTCACAGGATACTTTAGTTTCTGCATTGTTACATCAACGCTATAATCAGCGATTGGGAATAACTGCACAGGTAAGTCCATTCCGCGATTTTAATATTGACCTGAATCTTGATAAAACATATGATAAAAATTATTCTGAATTATACAAAGACACAAGTAAAGTAGATAATATTGGCTTAACAAGATTGAGTCCTTACTCAGCAGGTAGTTTCAGTATCAGCTTTATCGCTTTCAATACATTGTTCCAGAAATTTAATCCCAATGAAGTTTCTGAGACATTTAAAACATTTGAGTCTTACCGGCAGGTATTGTCAAATCGTTTGAAAGAAACGAACCCCTATGCAAGCGGTAATACTGTTGGGGCAGATGGTTATGTAGAAGGTTATGGACGTTATGCACAGGATGTAGTGATACCGGCTTTCATCGCTGCATATACCAAGAAAGATCCTTATTCGGTCTCTCTTTTCAAAAGTGCCAATACAAGTATCCGTTCAAATCCTTTTAGCGGACTGATTCCAAGACCAAACTGGGCATTAACATATAACGGTTTGTCGAGACTGCCTGGAATGGATAAAGTGTTTACGAATTTCAGTGTTCGCCATGGCTATCATAGTACATTTAACATGAACAGTTTTAATAAAGCCTTATTCTTTGAAGACGCTTTCAGGATCGGTTTTCCATCCTTCCAGGATACCTTGACAGGAAACTATGTTCCTTATTTCCTCGTTCCAAATATTACTATCCAGGAAGCATTCGATCCAATGTTTGAATTAGATATGACATTTGCAAATCAAATGTCATTCAGAGTTGAATACCGTAAATCAAGAACATTAAGTTTGAGTTTGATAGATTACCAGTTGGCTGAAAATCGTTCTGAGGAAGTAACGGTTGGATTTAACTGGAGAAAAAGAGGAGTGCCGTTCCTGAAGAATACGAAGATCGGTGCAAAACTGGATAATGATGTTACATTCAAATTTGATTTCAGCGTTCGTGATGATGCTACTGCAAATACAAAACTTGATCAGCATACCTCATTTGGTACTGCGGGTCAAAAAGTAATACGGATTGCACCTTCTATTGACTATGTATTGAATAAAAGAATAAACCTGAAGTTTTACTTTGAACAAAACAGGAATATTCCGAAGATCAGTAATTCATTCCCCATAACAAATACCCGTGCAGGTGTACAGGTACGGATATCATTGAACCAATAA
- the ruvA gene encoding Holliday junction branch migration protein RuvA, with the protein MISFLKGVFVFKSPAVVSVDVNGVGYEVHISLNTYSKIQNLEQGTLFTHLHIREDAHLLYGFYDKAEKEIFLNLISVSGIGASTARVMLSYAKPDELVGAIVTGDSRALEGIKGIGKKTAERVVLELKDKLAKLPQESNISPMKHNSLHHDALNALLALGINRQAAEKAIQQIVKTDPNQKIEDIIKQALKTV; encoded by the coding sequence ATGATATCCTTTTTGAAAGGTGTTTTTGTTTTTAAAAGTCCAGCCGTTGTTTCTGTGGATGTAAACGGCGTGGGTTATGAAGTACATATCAGCCTCAACACATATTCCAAAATTCAAAACCTTGAGCAGGGTACCCTTTTCACACACCTGCACATAAGAGAAGACGCCCACCTTCTTTATGGCTTTTATGACAAGGCAGAAAAAGAAATTTTTCTTAATCTTATCAGCGTTTCAGGTATTGGTGCATCAACAGCCAGAGTTATGTTGTCATATGCAAAACCTGACGAGTTGGTTGGGGCCATTGTTACGGGGGATAGCCGGGCCCTGGAAGGGATAAAAGGGATAGGGAAAAAGACGGCAGAAAGGGTCGTCCTTGAACTCAAAGATAAACTTGCTAAATTGCCACAGGAATCAAATATTTCTCCTATGAAACACAATAGCTTGCATCACGATGCGTTAAATGCTTTACTGGCTTTGGGCATCAACCGCCAGGCCGCTGAAAAAGCCATTCAGCAGATAGTAAAAACCGACCCTAACCAAAAAATTGAAGACATTATCAAACAAGCCTTAAAAACAGTGTAG
- a CDS encoding ketoacyl-ACP synthase III, with protein MIHQKTTAAITAVGGYVPEDKLTNFDLEKMVETNDEWIRTRTGIKERRILKGEGKATSDMVVPAVKQLCEKRGISPNEIDCLIVATVTPDMVFPATANIACHKLGAKHAWGFDVSAACSGFLYSLTLGASLIESGRYKKVVVCGADKMSAIIDYTDRNTCVLFGDGAAAVLLEPNHDGFGILDSLLKSDGSGAEFLHMKAGGSLKPASIETVTNKEHFAFQDGQPVFKAAVKGMADVSAELLEKNNLTGDDIAWLVPHQANKRIIDATASRMGLDPEKVMLNIERYGNTTAATIPLCLWEWKHELNKGDLLVLAAFGGGFTWGATLVKWAY; from the coding sequence ATGATACACCAGAAAACGACAGCCGCAATTACAGCCGTGGGAGGATATGTACCTGAAGACAAGCTTACCAATTTTGATCTTGAAAAAATGGTGGAAACTAACGATGAGTGGATTCGAACAAGAACAGGCATAAAGGAAAGAAGGATACTGAAAGGTGAGGGTAAAGCCACATCGGATATGGTAGTACCAGCCGTAAAACAGCTCTGCGAAAAAAGAGGTATTAGCCCAAATGAAATTGATTGTTTGATAGTTGCTACAGTAACCCCGGACATGGTGTTTCCTGCTACGGCGAATATTGCCTGCCATAAATTAGGCGCAAAACATGCATGGGGCTTTGATGTGTCTGCTGCCTGCTCTGGTTTTTTATATTCACTTACATTAGGTGCATCCTTGATTGAAAGTGGCCGTTATAAAAAAGTGGTTGTATGCGGCGCCGATAAAATGAGTGCTATTATCGATTACACAGACCGGAATACTTGCGTTTTATTTGGTGATGGTGCAGCAGCGGTTTTGCTTGAACCCAATCATGACGGGTTTGGCATACTGGATAGTTTATTAAAAAGCGATGGAAGCGGAGCAGAATTTTTGCATATGAAAGCTGGGGGTTCATTAAAACCAGCTTCGATCGAAACGGTAACGAATAAAGAACATTTTGCATTCCAGGATGGACAACCTGTTTTTAAAGCAGCTGTAAAAGGAATGGCAGATGTAAGTGCAGAGTTGTTGGAAAAAAATAATCTTACCGGAGATGATATAGCATGGCTGGTACCTCACCAGGCAAATAAAAGAATCATAGATGCAACTGCAAGCCGTATGGGATTGGATCCCGAAAAGGTAATGCTGAATATAGAACGCTATGGCAATACAACTGCTGCAACAATTCCATTATGTCTTTGGGAATGGAAGCATGAATTAAATAAAGGAGATTTACTCGTATTAGCTGCATTCGGCGGTGGATTTACATGGGGAGCTACCTTAGTAAAATGGGCTTATTGA